A window of Pullulanibacillus sp. KACC 23026 genomic DNA:
AAGTTCTCGGCAATTGGAGCAGGCTACTCAGGCGGACTCGCTGCCCTTTGCAAAGACTTCGGACTAGAAGTAGGTTAACTTAAGCAGAACGTTTTTAGGGAGGGGATTCTCTCCCTATTTTTATACATTGACTCTGTTAAAAATAGGGTAACGACGATACGCTATTTCTTCAGATTGAGGGCATTTAGTCATTTTTTTTGAGTGATAGCGTAATCTCGTTACATCTAATGGCTCAAATCGCCCATTTTAAGGCGGATAGCGTATCCTCGTTACGCCTAATCGGCCTTTATGTAATGAGGATTCCTTATCAACCCTTTTGCTATCCATTTCTAGCCTGCTGACTTACGAAGAACTAACCATCCCTCACAACTGCCTCGTGATTCCAATTTTTTATACAATCAGTCTGTCATCATTCACGAACTGTGGCTTTTATTTTTGTTTTTTAATTGCTCTAAACCAATTAAATAGAAAGGGGAGAACGGATGAAGCATTTCGCCTATGAAACAGAGACAAGAAAAAGAGAAATCTTCTTTAAAGAGCCAGAGTCCTTTAATAAATTTACGGATAAAGAACTTCTATCCTATGCCCTTGGCGCAGCTCTCTATATGCCTGCAGTTAAAGACAGTATTGCCAAAGATGTCGTGGAGCAAAAATACCCTGAACTAACAGCAATGGTCATTGATCTAGAAGATGCGGTGAGTGACCACCTGATTGCTGAAGCAGAAATCCGGTTGGTCGACCATATTCAGACGATTTTTCATGCATTAGAGGAGCAGCAGATCACTATCGATGCCCTTCCGCTTATTTTTGTTAGGGTGAGGGATCCTGAGCAGATGAGAAGAGTGACGACTTCTTTAGGCTCTTTGCAATGTGTCTTAACAGGTTATGTCTTTCCGAAATTTTCCTATGAAACGGGAGCCCAGTATTTGGACATTCTTCAAACCAATAATACGGGGGACAGGGTCCTTTATGGGATGCCGATCTTAGAGTCATCCGAGATCATGTATAAGGAATCGAGAATGGAAGCCTTGTTAAATATAAAGAAGTTAGTAGATTCATATGAGCCATTGATTTTGAATATTCGGATTGGAGCGACGGATTTTTCTAGCTTTTACGGCATTCGCCGAAAAGTGGACTCAACCATTTATGAGGTGTCGGTCATTCGTGATTGTATCACAGACATCCTAAACCTGTTCAATCGCCAAGATGGCTATGTGATCTCTGGGCCAGTCTGGGAGTTTTTCTATAAGGAACAACTTCCCTTAATATCCAAGCTTAAAGTGACCCCTTTTCAAGAAAGATCTGAACGAACGGCTAAGAATAAACGATTGGAAAATATGAACCAGTATATTGAGGGGCTTATTAATGAGGTGCAATTGGATAAATTGAATGGGATTGTCGGCAAAACCATTATTCATCCGACACATATTAAGCCCGTTCATTCGGTCTATACCGTGACACATGAGGAATACATGGATGCCCTGTCGATCCTCAACCATAGTGAGGCAGGCGTATTGAAAAGTTCTTATGAAAATAAAATGAACGAAATCAAGCCCCACTATAATTGGGCAAAACGCATTCTCCTCCGTGCTAAAGCATTTGGTGTGTTAAACGAAAATCAAGATTTTACGCGTTTATTGATGGAGAAGCAAGAGGAAAAGGCTATTCATGAGGTGAACTAATGACTTTACAAGTGACGACATCCAAGTACGAACAGCAAATCCTTGAAGATTTTACTGTAAAAGTAGATCTATTAAGTAATCCTTATCAGTTTGAATTAAGCCATTTGTTTCAGATGGCTGCCCGAATTAATAAAAAAAGAAGCTTTTTATTTGTCAGTAAAGTTTTAGGCAAACATTTGGCTGTTGACCCAAAAATTTGTCTCTTAACCGGTCATTTACTCGCCTTAAGATACATGGAAGTCGTCCACGGGCAACTAAATCCACATACTGAAGCGGTCGTAGATGCTATCAAAACAAGGGAAGGGTTGGCAGACGTTCTTGAGGTTATGGAAAAAAATCCTATTGAATTGCCGAATCCGGTTACCTGTATTGGCTTTGCCGAGACGGCTACCGCTCTCGGCCATGCCGTCTTTTCTACTTTTAAGGAACAAGCTTCTTATATTCATACAACGAGGGAACAGATCGAAAAGCTGTCTTCCATTATTAATTTTGAAGAAGAACATTCCCACGCCACCAGTCACCGTGTGTATGCCTTGCAACAGGATTTTTTCAAGAATGACAATGAAGTGATCTTAATCGATGATGAAATCACAACCGGTCAAACGGCTGTTAACATTATTCGTACTTTAAAAGCAACATATCCTCATAAAAAAACGTTCACGATTGTTTCGATTCTAGATTGGCGAACACCTGAACATCGGCAAAGCTACCAAGCTTTAGAGCGTGAACTGGACATTACGATTCATGCGGTCTCACTTGTTGAGGGAAATATGGAAGTGATCGGCCAACCGACTCAATTAGAAGAGCAACGACCTGCTTTTCAGCCATTCACACCTAAACTGTCGTCTATGTCACTTACCAAAATGATGAATTCTGAGATGTTGTTGTATGAAAGCTCGGTTCATGCAGATGGTTCTCAAACGACTGCGCCTTATATAAAGGGGACAGGGCGTTTCGGACTGTCCATAAAAGAAGAGCGCCGCTATAACGACCTGTATAAACCGATCGGAGACGCGCTTCAATCACGTCGCATGGGAAAGCGGACTTTGGTTATTGGCACAGGCGAATTTATGTATCTCCCTATGAAAATAGCATCCTACATGGGGGAAGGGATTTCTTATCAATCGACCACCCGAAGCCCGATCTACCAATCGGACCATAAGGGTTATTTGATTCAGCGAAAATTTAAGTTTGACAGCCCGGAAAATCCGGGGTTAACCAATTATCTTTACAATATTGAAGTGAATCAATACGATGAGATTTTTCTATTTGTGGAAAGACTGTCATCACCGAATGCGGTCAAAAGCTTATTGGATGCTTTAAGTCAAACGTTTATTCCAGTGATCCACTTGATCAGTATGACGGATGAGATAGGGGGAAGGAATCTGGATGATTAGTAGATCGGTTAAACCTGATAAAATGGGAAGCTACAAAGAAGAGGATGTTGTTTTTTTACTTCAAGATATCGGTAAATATGTGTTAGAAAGGAATACCGAGGAACGGGAGCAATTAATTCAAGCGGGTACCCACTACTCAGAAATGCTGCCCGTCGAGTATCAACCGAATGAAGAGTACGTCGCTCTTTTTCATGACACGCTTCATTTATATTCAAAGCGCTTAGCCGTAGCTGTAGGGCTTGTTGCGGAACAAATAAAAGAAAAAAAGAGTCTGGAACATCTCGTTATCGTGAGTCTAGCACGGGCAGGAACACCCATTGGCGTTCTGATTAAACGTTATTTATCGTTTAAATACAGCGTTGATGTCCCACATTATTCGATTTCAATTATACGTGGTCGAGGGATCGATGAAGTGGCGATTGACTATATTTATCGCCATCATCCACAGGCGGCGATTCAATTTGTTGATGGATGGACAGGCAAGGGTGCGATCACAAGTGAGCTGGACGAAGCGTGTCAATCGTATAATTCAACGCATATCAATCAATTGGACTCGACATTAGCTGTTTTGGCTGATCCTGGCCACTGTGTTGAAATCTTCGGCACACGGGATGATTTTTTGATTCCGTCAGCTTGCTTAAATTCAACGGTTTCGGGACTGGTCAGCCGGACGGTTTTAAACCGCCGCTTTATGAAACCGGGAGAACTGCACGGAGCAAAATACTATAAAGAACTGGCTGAGGCGGATGTATCTAACCTTTATGTGGACACAATTGAACAAGAATTCCCTCATATTCAGGAGGATATTGATCAAGGGTTGAGTGAATTAAAGAACAGCGATCCAACCCCAACCTGGAAAGGGTTAGCGTCGGTTGAATGGATTCAAGAGACGTTTAAGATTAGTAATCGTCATTTTGTGAAACCAGGTGTAGGCGAAACGACAAGAGTGCTTTTGAGGAGAATGCCGTGGAAGATCTTAATCAATCCTCATTTTACAAATGACCTCACCCATATTTTAATGCTGGCAAAAGAACGTCATGTTCCTGTTGAAGCGTTTACCGAGATGACGTATTCCTGCTGCGGGCTCATAAAAGAATTATAAAAGGACTGGTACTCATTGATCTTATTTACATCCGATTTGGACAGGACGTTAATTTACTCCAATACCATGATGGAACGTCACCCTATTGGAAATGGAAGCGTCCCTGTGGAATACAAAGAAGATCAGATTATTTCCTATATGTCGCGTGACTCTATTAATCTACTACAAAAAATAAATAGGAAACATCTTTTTGTCCCTGTTACAACAAGAGCCTTTTATCAATATAAAAGAATTCATGCTTTCCAGGATGAGATGAAGCCGAGGTTCGCTATTGTAGCTAACGGCGGGACGATTCTCATTGATGGAAAACAGGACCTCGAATGGGCTTGGTTAATCAAACAACGCTTACAGGATACGTCCTCTCCAAAAGAGGACATGTTGAAGTCCTTTGCAAAGATACGTCATGATCAATGGGTTGAACGAGAATTTAATGTCGATGATTTTTTCTATATGTTTCATATTAACCGGCAGCATTTGCCACTAGATGAAATCCAGGCATTTCAATCAGAGCTCGAGGCTTGCGGTTGGACGATGTTTGTACACGGAAACCGTAAGTTATATTTGTTGCCGAAGCAATTAAATAAAGCCTTGGCCGTATCCCATCTTCAAACCTATGTGGACTATGAGTTCCATGCCGCAGCCGGCGATTCCCTTATGGATTATGACA
This region includes:
- a CDS encoding cysteine protease StiP family protein is translated as MISRSVKPDKMGSYKEEDVVFLLQDIGKYVLERNTEEREQLIQAGTHYSEMLPVEYQPNEEYVALFHDTLHLYSKRLAVAVGLVAEQIKEKKSLEHLVIVSLARAGTPIGVLIKRYLSFKYSVDVPHYSISIIRGRGIDEVAIDYIYRHHPQAAIQFVDGWTGKGAITSELDEACQSYNSTHINQLDSTLAVLADPGHCVEIFGTRDDFLIPSACLNSTVSGLVSRTVLNRRFMKPGELHGAKYYKELAEADVSNLYVDTIEQEFPHIQEDIDQGLSELKNSDPTPTWKGLASVEWIQETFKISNRHFVKPGVGETTRVLLRRMPWKILINPHFTNDLTHILMLAKERHVPVEAFTEMTYSCCGLIKEL
- a CDS encoding HAD hydrolase family protein; translation: MILFTSDLDRTLIYSNTMMERHPIGNGSVPVEYKEDQIISYMSRDSINLLQKINRKHLFVPVTTRAFYQYKRIHAFQDEMKPRFAIVANGGTILIDGKQDLEWAWLIKQRLQDTSSPKEDMLKSFAKIRHDQWVEREFNVDDFFYMFHINRQHLPLDEIQAFQSELEACGWTMFVHGNRKLYLLPKQLNKALAVSHLQTYVDYEFHAAAGDSLMDYDMLLQADYGFSPKHGELFERRAEDAKIKWLNKMGAGSTEELLETILQLDLSLAGKKS
- a CDS encoding HpcH/HpaI aldolase/citrate lyase family protein, translated to MKHFAYETETRKREIFFKEPESFNKFTDKELLSYALGAALYMPAVKDSIAKDVVEQKYPELTAMVIDLEDAVSDHLIAEAEIRLVDHIQTIFHALEEQQITIDALPLIFVRVRDPEQMRRVTTSLGSLQCVLTGYVFPKFSYETGAQYLDILQTNNTGDRVLYGMPILESSEIMYKESRMEALLNIKKLVDSYEPLILNIRIGATDFSSFYGIRRKVDSTIYEVSVIRDCITDILNLFNRQDGYVISGPVWEFFYKEQLPLISKLKVTPFQERSERTAKNKRLENMNQYIEGLINEVQLDKLNGIVGKTIIHPTHIKPVHSVYTVTHEEYMDALSILNHSEAGVLKSSYENKMNEIKPHYNWAKRILLRAKAFGVLNENQDFTRLLMEKQEEKAIHEVN
- a CDS encoding phosphoribosyltransferase family protein; this encodes MTLQVTTSKYEQQILEDFTVKVDLLSNPYQFELSHLFQMAARINKKRSFLFVSKVLGKHLAVDPKICLLTGHLLALRYMEVVHGQLNPHTEAVVDAIKTREGLADVLEVMEKNPIELPNPVTCIGFAETATALGHAVFSTFKEQASYIHTTREQIEKLSSIINFEEEHSHATSHRVYALQQDFFKNDNEVILIDDEITTGQTAVNIIRTLKATYPHKKTFTIVSILDWRTPEHRQSYQALERELDITIHAVSLVEGNMEVIGQPTQLEEQRPAFQPFTPKLSSMSLTKMMNSEMLLYESSVHADGSQTTAPYIKGTGRFGLSIKEERRYNDLYKPIGDALQSRRMGKRTLVIGTGEFMYLPMKIASYMGEGISYQSTTRSPIYQSDHKGYLIQRKFKFDSPENPGLTNYLYNIEVNQYDEIFLFVERLSSPNAVKSLLDALSQTFIPVIHLISMTDEIGGRNLDD